Proteins co-encoded in one bacterium genomic window:
- the rpsE gene encoding 30S ribosomal protein S5, producing MASVIQSSLLNANDYELNDRVIHINRVSKVVKGGRRFSFSALVVVGDGAGVVGVGLGKASEVPEAIRKGVERARKSLIKIPLIDGRTLPHDVIGISGAGRVLMQPASPGTGVIAGGPVRAVVESAGVSDVLTKTLGTKTPRNVVNAVMAGLSELRDPEERLAQLGRTR from the coding sequence ATGGCATCTGTAATTCAATCGTCGCTCCTCAACGCGAACGACTACGAGCTGAATGATCGGGTCATCCACATCAACCGCGTCTCGAAGGTGGTGAAGGGCGGTCGTCGCTTCAGCTTCTCCGCCCTCGTGGTCGTCGGTGACGGCGCGGGCGTCGTTGGTGTCGGTCTCGGCAAGGCGAGCGAAGTGCCGGAAGCGATCCGCAAGGGCGTGGAGCGCGCACGCAAGTCGCTGATCAAGATCCCGCTGATCGACGGTCGGACGCTGCCCCACGACGTGATCGGAATCTCGGGTGCGGGCCGCGTGCTGATGCAGCCGGCTTCTCCCGGTACGGGGGTGATCGCCGGCGGTCCGGTTCGTGCCGTCGTCGAGTCTGCGGGGGTTTCCGACGTCCTCACGAAGACCCTCGGCACCAAGACGCCGCGCAACGTCGTGAACGCCGTGATGGCCGGGCTCAGCGAGCTCCGCGATCCGGAAGAGCGACTCGCGCAGCTCGGCCGCACGCGTTAG
- the rplR gene encoding 50S ribosomal protein L18, with translation MKKKIQDTKRRKWLARKARTQTGLARSERVSLTVFRSAKHTYAQLIDPSGKTLAAASTRDRSIAGEGGTGNVEAAKKVGEAIGRIAKEKSIDQVVFNRNGFLFHGRIAAVAEGAREAGLQF, from the coding sequence CTGGCGCGCAAGGCTCGGACCCAGACCGGTCTGGCTCGCAGCGAGCGCGTCTCGCTCACGGTCTTCCGCAGCGCGAAGCACACCTACGCGCAGCTGATCGATCCGTCGGGCAAGACCCTCGCCGCGGCGTCGACGCGGGATCGCTCGATCGCGGGCGAGGGCGGGACCGGCAACGTCGAGGCGGCCAAGAAGGTCGGCGAAGCGATCGGCCGGATCGCCAAGGAAAAGTCGATCGACCAGGTCGTCTTCAATCGAAACGGATTCCTCTTCCACGGTCGCATCGCGGCCGTCGCGGAAGGGGCTCGCGAAGCGGGGCTTCAGTTCTGA